A DNA window from Mycolicibacter terrae contains the following coding sequences:
- a CDS encoding acyl-CoA dehydrogenase family protein has product MLSYSSEHRQFRELVRDFVRNIVMPGHEDAERDGSWDRSMFIEAGRLGLLGFPVPEDLGGPGVRDFRYHAIVVDELQRAGAAAEAIAFSLQNDVVLPYLTDLTTAEQQRRWLPGVVTGETVLGIAMTEPGTGSDLAGITTTAHRDGDHYVVNGAKTFISNGQTGDLFVVAVRTGEDRHKGLSLLVVAPDTPGFHRGRNLAKIGLHAQDTSELAFTDMRVPVDNLLGEEGQGFYQLMHNLPQERLSLGVGAVAAAEGVLAETLDYVRSRRAFGTEIAGFQNTQFVLAEVATELDVARTYLDDCIAAHLAGELTAARAAKLKWWTTDVQFRTAHRCLQLYGGYGYMREYPVSRAFVDARIQSIYGGTNEIMKTIIAKDLRL; this is encoded by the coding sequence ATGCTGAGCTACAGCTCGGAGCACCGCCAATTCCGGGAATTGGTCCGGGATTTCGTACGCAACATCGTCATGCCCGGCCACGAGGACGCCGAACGCGACGGCAGCTGGGATCGCTCGATGTTCATCGAGGCCGGCCGGCTGGGCCTGCTCGGGTTCCCGGTGCCCGAGGACCTGGGCGGACCGGGAGTCCGCGACTTCCGGTACCACGCGATCGTCGTCGACGAACTGCAACGGGCCGGGGCCGCCGCGGAGGCGATCGCGTTCTCGCTGCAGAACGACGTCGTGCTGCCCTACCTGACCGACCTGACCACGGCCGAGCAGCAGCGCCGCTGGCTGCCCGGGGTGGTGACCGGCGAAACGGTGCTCGGGATCGCGATGACCGAACCCGGCACCGGCAGCGACCTGGCCGGCATCACCACCACCGCGCACCGGGACGGCGATCACTACGTGGTCAACGGCGCCAAGACCTTCATCTCCAACGGCCAGACCGGCGATCTGTTCGTCGTCGCGGTCCGCACCGGGGAGGACCGGCACAAGGGGCTGTCCCTGCTGGTCGTCGCGCCCGACACACCCGGGTTCCATCGGGGCCGCAACCTGGCCAAGATCGGCCTGCACGCCCAGGACACCTCCGAGCTGGCGTTCACCGACATGCGGGTGCCGGTCGACAACCTGCTCGGCGAGGAGGGGCAGGGTTTCTACCAGTTGATGCACAACCTGCCCCAGGAACGGCTCTCGCTGGGGGTGGGCGCGGTCGCCGCCGCCGAAGGGGTGCTGGCCGAGACCCTGGACTACGTCCGGTCCCGCCGGGCGTTCGGCACCGAGATCGCCGGCTTCCAGAACACCCAGTTCGTACTGGCCGAGGTGGCGACCGAATTAGACGTCGCCCGAACCTATCTCGACGATTGCATCGCAGCGCACCTGGCCGGTGAGCTGACCGCGGCGCGGGCCGCCAAGCTCAAGTGGTGGACCACCGACGTGCAGTTCCGAACCGCGCACCGCTGCCTGCAGTTGTACGGCGGATACGGCTACATGCGTGAGTATCCGGTGTCCCGGGCGTTCGTCGACGCCCGTATTCAGAGCATCTACGGCGGCACCAACGAGATCATGAAGACGATCATCGCCAAGGATCTCCGGCTCTGA
- a CDS encoding isocitrate lyase/PEP mutase family protein, which produces MTNREDVGQRAAAFLALHQPGNPVVLPTVWDVWSAKLAVGAGFAALTVGSKPVAESRGQSDGEGMSFAEVLRRVGQITEAVDVPVSLDIESGYAESPERLAEGLLEAGVVGCNIEDSVHSQDKRLRSASEHAEYVAALREASDAAGAHLVINARTDLFLRKDGDDADRIDRVIARLTECAEAGADVLYPVGRHDAETLRALVAGLPKPINALAAPDQDDPASFGQLGVARVSFGGLLQVALGKQAGELLARWA; this is translated from the coding sequence ATGACGAATCGCGAGGATGTTGGGCAGCGGGCGGCAGCGTTTCTGGCACTGCACCAGCCGGGCAATCCGGTGGTCCTGCCCACCGTGTGGGATGTGTGGTCGGCGAAGCTGGCGGTCGGCGCCGGATTCGCCGCACTGACCGTCGGCAGCAAGCCGGTGGCCGAGTCGAGGGGCCAGAGCGACGGTGAGGGGATGTCCTTCGCCGAGGTGTTGCGCAGGGTCGGCCAGATCACCGAGGCCGTCGACGTGCCGGTATCGCTGGACATCGAATCCGGCTACGCCGAGTCCCCCGAGCGACTGGCCGAAGGCCTGCTGGAGGCCGGCGTCGTCGGCTGCAACATCGAGGACTCGGTGCACAGCCAGGACAAGCGCCTGCGGTCGGCGTCCGAGCACGCCGAGTACGTGGCCGCACTGCGCGAAGCCTCCGACGCCGCGGGCGCCCACCTCGTGATCAACGCCCGCACCGACTTGTTCCTGCGCAAAGACGGCGACGACGCGGATCGCATCGATCGCGTCATCGCCCGGCTGACCGAGTGCGCCGAGGCGGGAGCAGACGTGCTCTACCCCGTCGGCCGCCATGACGCGGAGACGCTGCGCGCCCTGGTCGCCGGGCTGCCCAAGCCGATCAACGCGCTCGCCGCACCCGACCAGGACGACCCGGCCTCGTTCGGCCAACTCGGCGTCGCGCGGGTCAGCTTCGGGGGGCTGTTGCAGGTCGCACTGGGTAAGCAGGCCGGTGAGCTCTTGGCCCGCTGGGCCTGA
- a CDS encoding SDR family oxidoreductase yields MDNIRGKTIAITGAARGIGLATATALLRRGARVVIGDRDVGALDKAVQRLGPGSPVTGYPLDVTDRESFSTFLDKARTDGDGRIDVLINNAGVMPVGPFLDQTPESIRSATEVNFYGVLNGCQLVLPEMVKRRAGHIINVASLAGIVAVPGQVLYAGTKFAVVGLSTAMADEFAPQGVSVTAVLPTFTNTELISGTNPSAAQKPVEPEDIAAAVVKVLDKPKTLVSVPGFGRRTAVLASLLPDRARRWLNKKTGNDTVFLQFDTAARQAYEDRAQHATGVIEND; encoded by the coding sequence GTGGACAACATCCGCGGTAAGACCATTGCCATCACCGGAGCCGCCCGTGGGATCGGGCTGGCGACCGCCACCGCTCTGCTGCGCCGCGGCGCCCGCGTCGTCATCGGCGACCGCGATGTCGGCGCGCTCGACAAGGCGGTACAGCGCCTGGGCCCGGGGAGTCCGGTCACCGGCTACCCCCTCGACGTCACCGACCGCGAGTCGTTCTCGACGTTCTTGGACAAGGCCCGCACCGATGGTGACGGCCGGATCGATGTGCTGATCAACAATGCCGGCGTGATGCCGGTCGGACCGTTCCTCGACCAGACCCCGGAATCCATTCGCTCGGCGACCGAGGTCAACTTCTACGGAGTGCTCAACGGCTGCCAGCTGGTGCTTCCCGAGATGGTCAAGCGTCGCGCCGGCCACATCATCAACGTCGCCTCGCTGGCCGGGATCGTGGCTGTTCCGGGCCAGGTGCTCTACGCCGGAACCAAATTCGCCGTCGTCGGCCTGAGCACCGCGATGGCCGACGAGTTCGCACCGCAGGGTGTTTCGGTCACCGCGGTGCTACCGACCTTCACCAACACCGAATTGATCTCGGGCACCAACCCGTCGGCGGCACAGAAGCCGGTGGAGCCCGAGGACATCGCCGCTGCGGTGGTCAAGGTGCTCGACAAGCCCAAGACGCTGGTCTCGGTGCCCGGTTTCGGTCGCCGCACCGCGGTCCTGGCGAGCCTGTTGCCCGATCGGGCCCGCCGCTGGCTCAACAAGAAGACGGGCAACGACACGGTGTTTCTGCAGTTCGACACCGCGGCCCGACAGGCCTACGAAGACCGCGCCCAGCACGCCACCGGGGTCATCGAGAACGACTGA
- a CDS encoding O-succinylhomoserine sulfhydrylase → MSDPKRSVRVPKPLPDGVSQATIGVRGGLLRSQFDETAEALFLNSGYVYPSAADAERAFTGEVDRFVYSRYGNPTVSMFEERLRLIEGAPAAFATASGMAAVFVSLGALLGAGDRLVAARSLFGSCFVVCNEILPRWGVETVFVDGDDMAQWEQALSVPTSAVFFETPSNPMQSLVDIAAVTELAHAAGAKVLLDNVFATPLLQQGFPLGVDVVVYSGTKHLDGQGRVLGGAILGDQEYIDGPVQTLMRHTGPALSAFNAWILLKGLETMAVRVDYANAAALRIAEFLEQRPAVRWVRYPFLASHPQHDLARKQMSGGGTVITFELDAPESTAKQRAFELLDKLKLIDISNNLGDAKSLITHPATTTHRAMGPDGRAAIGLGDGVVRISVGLEGTDDLIADLDQALG, encoded by the coding sequence GTGAGTGATCCGAAGCGCTCCGTCCGGGTCCCCAAACCGCTGCCGGACGGCGTCAGCCAGGCCACCATCGGGGTGCGCGGCGGGCTGCTGCGCTCGCAGTTCGACGAGACCGCCGAGGCGCTGTTCCTCAATTCCGGTTACGTCTACCCCTCCGCCGCCGACGCGGAGCGGGCGTTCACCGGTGAGGTCGACCGGTTCGTCTACTCCCGGTACGGCAATCCGACAGTGTCGATGTTCGAGGAGCGGCTGCGGCTGATCGAGGGCGCCCCGGCGGCGTTCGCCACCGCCAGCGGCATGGCGGCGGTGTTCGTGTCACTCGGTGCGCTGCTGGGTGCGGGCGACCGGTTGGTGGCCGCTCGCAGCCTGTTCGGATCGTGTTTCGTTGTCTGCAACGAGATCCTGCCCCGCTGGGGCGTGGAGACCGTGTTCGTCGACGGCGATGACATGGCGCAGTGGGAGCAGGCGCTGTCGGTACCCACGAGCGCGGTGTTCTTCGAGACGCCGTCCAATCCGATGCAGTCGCTGGTCGACATCGCCGCGGTCACCGAGCTGGCTCATGCCGCCGGCGCGAAAGTGTTGCTGGACAACGTGTTCGCCACTCCGCTGCTGCAGCAGGGTTTTCCGCTCGGGGTGGACGTGGTGGTGTATTCGGGCACCAAGCACCTCGATGGGCAGGGCCGGGTGCTCGGTGGGGCGATCCTGGGCGACCAGGAGTACATCGACGGTCCGGTGCAGACGCTGATGCGTCACACCGGCCCGGCCCTGAGCGCCTTCAACGCCTGGATACTGCTGAAAGGCCTTGAGACAATGGCGGTCCGGGTCGACTACGCCAACGCAGCGGCGCTGCGGATCGCGGAATTCCTCGAACAGCGTCCCGCGGTGCGCTGGGTGCGCTATCCGTTTCTGGCGTCGCATCCGCAGCACGACCTGGCGCGCAAGCAGATGTCCGGCGGCGGCACCGTCATCACCTTCGAACTCGACGCCCCCGAAAGCACAGCCAAACAGCGGGCTTTCGAGCTGTTGGACAAGCTCAAGCTGATCGACATCTCCAACAACCTTGGGGACGCGAAGTCTCTGATCACCCATCCGGCGACCACCACTCACCGGGCGATGGGGCCCGACGGGCGCGCCGCGATAGGCCTCGGCGACGGGGTGGTGCGGATCTCGGTCGGGCTGGAAGGCACCGACGACCTGATCGCCGACCTGGATCAGGCGCTGGGGTAG
- a CDS encoding rhodanese-like domain-containing protein: MSYAGDITPEQAWAILRDDPTATLIDVRTDAEWRFVGLPDLSGLGREVVCIEWVRSDGTANPDFAHELAARVPAGPAVFLCRSGNRSIPAAETATAAGIGPSYNVLDGFEGQLDEHAHRGGTGWRAVGLPWKQS, encoded by the coding sequence GTGAGCTACGCAGGAGACATCACACCCGAGCAGGCCTGGGCGATACTGCGCGACGACCCCACGGCGACGCTCATCGATGTGCGCACCGACGCCGAATGGCGCTTCGTGGGGCTGCCCGACCTGTCCGGCCTGGGCCGCGAGGTGGTCTGCATCGAGTGGGTCCGCTCCGACGGCACCGCCAACCCGGACTTCGCGCACGAGCTGGCCGCCCGGGTACCGGCCGGGCCGGCGGTTTTCCTGTGCCGCTCGGGCAACCGCTCCATTCCTGCCGCCGAGACCGCAACCGCGGCCGGCATCGGCCCGTCCTACAACGTGCTGGACGGTTTCGAAGGGCAGCTCGACGAGCACGCGCACCGCGGTGGCACCGGTTGGCGCGCGGTCGGCCTGCCCTGGAAGCAGTCGTGA
- the purT gene encoding formate-dependent phosphoribosylglycinamide formyltransferase: protein MNGDAGEPTTERLSSDGPSRTRVALLGSGELSRELVTALQRLGAEVIAVDRYADSALQPIADRSVVVDLIDNDELAAAIRWLQPKFVVVASDVVATEALTAAVDTGFTALVPGIRGARLAADPEGLRRLAADELGLPTAPFWFVGSVEELREVAGHAGFPMVVKPVGGALGEGRSVMVRDSDVEPAWQRAVSAAGAGSPARVLAETAVEFDSEVTLLAVHRDGPDGPALDFCAPIGHRTEEDPNGQLTVELWQPYSMSAVALDAAKSVAARIARALGGRGLFGVELMVHGDEVYFTGVNVRPYDAALLTLRTQRLSGFELQARAILGLAIDAIMVSPGAARLIYSRRPPGPPATETTPDSVAVVADALSVTESDVVVFGHHEGHPRRRLGLALATGPDVAVARDRAGQVAAILGKLWP from the coding sequence GTGAACGGCGACGCGGGTGAGCCCACGACCGAGCGGTTGTCCTCCGACGGCCCCAGCCGGACCAGGGTGGCATTGCTCGGCTCCGGTGAGCTCAGCCGCGAACTGGTGACGGCGCTGCAACGCCTGGGCGCCGAGGTGATCGCCGTCGACCGGTACGCCGACTCGGCGCTGCAACCGATCGCCGACCGCTCCGTGGTGGTGGACCTGATCGACAACGACGAACTGGCCGCGGCGATCAGATGGTTGCAGCCGAAATTCGTGGTGGTCGCCTCGGACGTGGTGGCCACCGAGGCGCTGACCGCGGCGGTCGATACCGGTTTCACCGCATTGGTGCCAGGAATCCGCGGTGCCCGGCTGGCCGCCGATCCGGAGGGGTTGCGGCGGCTGGCCGCCGATGAGCTCGGCCTGCCGACCGCGCCGTTCTGGTTCGTCGGTTCGGTCGAGGAACTGCGGGAGGTGGCCGGGCACGCCGGGTTCCCGATGGTGGTCAAACCGGTGGGCGGAGCCCTCGGCGAGGGCCGCTCGGTGATGGTGCGAGACAGCGATGTCGAACCGGCCTGGCAACGCGCGGTTTCCGCCGCCGGTGCGGGGTCGCCGGCCCGCGTGCTGGCCGAGACCGCGGTGGAATTCGACAGCGAGGTCACGCTGCTGGCCGTGCACCGCGACGGCCCGGACGGCCCGGCACTGGACTTCTGCGCCCCCATCGGGCACCGCACCGAGGAGGACCCGAACGGGCAACTGACGGTGGAGCTTTGGCAGCCCTACTCGATGAGTGCGGTGGCGCTGGATGCGGCCAAGTCGGTCGCCGCCCGGATCGCGCGGGCGCTCGGCGGCCGCGGCCTGTTCGGGGTGGAGCTGATGGTTCACGGCGACGAGGTGTACTTCACCGGCGTCAACGTCCGCCCGTATGATGCCGCGCTGCTGACGTTGCGCACCCAGCGGCTCTCCGGTTTCGAACTGCAGGCCCGGGCGATCCTCGGGCTGGCGATCGACGCCATCATGGTTTCGCCGGGCGCAGCCCGGCTGATCTACTCCCGGCGTCCGCCGGGCCCGCCCGCCACCGAGACCACCCCCGACAGTGTGGCCGTGGTCGCCGATGCGCTCAGCGTGACCGAAAGTGATGTGGTGGTGTTCGGACACCACGAGGGGCACCCGCGCCGGCGGCTGGGTTTGGCGCTGGCCACCGGTCCGGACGTGGCGGTTGCCCGCGACCGGGCCGGGCAGGTCGCGGCCATTCTGGGCAAGCTCTGGCCCTGA